The genomic window ATTTGGCCTCAACAGTGGCGCGCTCACGGAGGTCTGTAAACACCTGCGCCAAGAACTTGCCATCTGGCATACTGCGGAACTGCGTTCTGCCCGCGATACCCCAGGTGATCCAGGGACGGAGCTTACCCATCCCCAGGAAGCTCAACGCACGGATCTACAACAAGTTCTGCAAGTCAATTTCTGCCGAGTTCAGGAAGCCCTCAGGGTGCTGGAAGAGTATGGCAAACTCTACCAACCAGAAATGGGCACTGCTTTTAAGCAGATGCGCTACCAGGTGTACACCCTAGAAAGTAATTTATTGGCAGGTCACCGCCACCAGCGCCTCCTGCGATCGCACCTGTACCTGGTGACCTCGCCCACGGAGTCATTGCCGGCGGTTGTCGAAGCAGCCCTGCAAGGGGGGGTGGATGTGGTGCAGTACCGAGACAAAAACAGCGACGATGGGGTGCGGTTGCAGAACGCCAAGCAACTTTGCCATCTCTGCCATCAATACGGAGCCTTATTTATGGTCAATGATCGGGTGGATCTGGCCTTGGCCGTTGATGCCGATGGAGTTCACCTAGGACAGCAGGATCTACCTGTTGCCGTAGCTCGCCAGCTCTTGGGGCAGCAACGGTTGATTGGTTGTTCCACCACAAACCCCGATGAGTTAAAGGCAGCCCTTCAATCAGGAGCCGACTATATCGGTGTTGGGCCGGTCTATGAAACTCCAACCAAAGCAGGTAAAGCCGCCACAGGGGTAGAATACGTTCGCTATGCAGCTCAGCAGTCAACTCTGCCTTGGTTTGCCATCGGCGGCATTGATCCTAACAACCTCCAAGAGGTGCTGACTGCGGGAGCAGAACGGGTGGCCGTGGTTCGAGCTATTATG from Neosynechococcus sphagnicola sy1 includes these protein-coding regions:
- a CDS encoding thiamine phosphate synthase; this translates as MGNQEHGALQPVLCRILDANLDRAREGLRIIEEWCRFGLNSGALTEVCKHLRQELAIWHTAELRSARDTPGDPGTELTHPQEAQRTDLQQVLQVNFCRVQEALRVLEEYGKLYQPEMGTAFKQMRYQVYTLESNLLAGHRHQRLLRSHLYLVTSPTESLPAVVEAALQGGVDVVQYRDKNSDDGVRLQNAKQLCHLCHQYGALFMVNDRVDLALAVDADGVHLGQQDLPVAVARQLLGQQRLIGCSTTNPDELKAALQSGADYIGVGPVYETPTKAGKAATGVEYVRYAAQQSTLPWFAIGGIDPNNLQEVLTAGAERVAVVRAIMQAEQPMLVTQYLVSQLSHVQMIRDYNARMSMVISHV